A genomic stretch from Mya arenaria isolate MELC-2E11 chromosome 10, ASM2691426v1 includes:
- the LOC128205465 gene encoding mRNA-capping enzyme-like, producing the protein MGKNKRSDLGPPPRWLHCPRKGQIIVDIFVPFKTPLDGRYDDDVPEECRFNVSMLFDSLKMYKKKLGLVVDLTNTTRFYDKLEVEKRDCRYVKMQCRGHGETPSKEQTQAFIELVARFHSQKPLEMIGIHCTHGFNRTGFLIVAYIVEQLSWSVDAAVQLYAQARSPGIYKQDYLQELFHRYGDVDDTPAAPILPEWCNESEEGVDDDGNAIEEDGTDQAGARKRFKKEVVKKNAKFVDGVTGVKQVGDQPRLGSIQQKVQDMCDWKGSGFPGSQPISLDVKNIDYLRKKPYKCSWKADGTRFMMLIDGEHQVFMLDRDNTVFHVPNLMFPRRKDLNGHTTNTLLDGEMIVDTVNGQNVPRFLIYDIIKFEGKEVGKTDFNTRILCIEKEIIGPRHAKMSAGKLDKAREPFSVRIKPFWDIVTARKLLDGAFASQVSHEVDGLIFQPVPDPYHPGRCKETLKWKPPELNSVDFKMVIKMDAGGEGMLASKRALLYVTGLEQPFSEMKYTKDLKELDKKIIECCFDPTTNAWKYMRVRTDKSFPNHYTTAVAVCDSIKYPVTKEMLFRVVEVERWMPPAREMMPPPVGRPLHKVTQK; encoded by the exons ATGGGGAAAAACAAGAGGAGTGATTTGGGTCCACCCCCTCGCTGGCTGCATTGCCCTAGGAAAGGGCAGATAATTGTTG ATATATTTGTGCCTTTCAAGACTCCACTTGATGGGCGCTATGATGATGATGTTCCAGAGGAGTGTAGATTTAATGTCTCTATGTTATTTGATTCATTGAAAATGTACAAG AAGAAGTTAGGATTAGTTGTTGACCTGACCAACACAACACGCTTCTACGACAAGCTTGAGGTGGAGAAACGAGATTGCAGATACGTGAAAATGCAGTGCAGGGG GCACGGGGAAACACCCTCAAAGGAGCAGACGCAGGCGTTTATTGAGCTGGTGGCACGCTTTCATTCCCAGAAACCACTGGAAATGATTGGCATCCACTGCACCCATGGATTCAATCGTACAGGGTTCCTCATAGTTGCCTACATCGTGGAACAATTGAGTTGGAG TGTGGATGCTGCCGTGCAGCTGTATGCTCAG GCTCGCTCACCAGGCATCTACAAGCAGGACTATCTTCAGGAACTTTTCCATCGTTATGGCGATGTAGATGACACACCGGCTGCCCCCATTCTGCCTGAGTGGTGTAATG AGTCAGAAGAGGGAGTGGATGATGACGGCAATGCTATTGAAGAGGACGGCACGGACCAGGCAGGGGCTAGGAAAAGATTTAAGAAGGAGGTTGTGAAAAAG AATGCAAAGTTCGTGGATGGAGTTACGGGGGTGAAACAGGTCGGCGACCAGCCTAGACTCGGCAGCATTCAACAGAAAGTCCAGGATATGTGTGATTGGAAGGG GTCAGGATTTCCTGGCTCCCAGCCGATTTCTTTGGATGTGAAGAATATTGACTATCTGAGGAAGAAGCCATATAAATGTAGCTGGAAGGCTGATGGAACCAG GTTTATGATGTTGATAGATGGTGAGCACCAAGTATTTATGCTGGACAGGGATAACACAGTCTTCCATGTACCAAATCTCATG TTTCCACGGCGAAAGGATCTCAACGGGCACACAACTAACACCTTGCTTGATGGGGAAATGATCGTGGACACGGTTAACGGTCAGAATGTGCCGCGATTCCTCATCTATGACATCATCAAATTTGAG gGTAAGGAGGTAGGTAAGACAGATTTCAACACACGGATTCTATGCATAGAAAAGGAAATCATCGGTCCCCGGCATGCAAAGATGAGCGCAGGTAAACTTGACAAGGCACGGGAACCATTCAGTGTCCGTATTAAACCATTCTGGGACATCGTCACGGCTAGAAAG ttactTGATGGGGCGTTTGCCAGCCAAGTGAGCCACGAGGTCGACGGCCTGATATTTCAACCTGTTCCTGAT CCGTACCATCCTGGACGTTGTAAGGAGACACTAAAGTGGAAACCACCCGAGCTCAACTCTGTCGACTTTAAGATGGTCATTAAAATGGACGCTGGGGGAGAAGG GATGCTGGCATCCAAACGAGCCCTCTTGTACGTGACCGGCCTCGAGCAACCATTCTCAGAAATGAAG TACACCAAAGATCTGAAAGAACTAGATAAGAAGATTATAGAGTGCTGTTTTGACCCGACCACAAATGCTTGGAAGTATATGCGTGTACGGACAGACAAATCCTTCCCCAACCACTACACTACTGCTGTTG CTGTGTGTGACAGTATCAAGTACCCTGTGACAAAGGAGATGCTCTTCCGTGTCGTAGAGGTGGAGCGCTGGATGCCCCCTGCCCGTGAAATGATGCCCCCACCAGTGGGGAGACCCCTACATAAGGTCACCCAAAAATGA